One genomic region from Epinephelus fuscoguttatus linkage group LG8, E.fuscoguttatus.final_Chr_v1 encodes:
- the cblc gene encoding E3 ubiquitin-protein ligase CBL-C isoform X1, with product MMAEAGSGASLSPKSSSQPPTSGDRRLVDRALKRLEKLHELCTNPRLGLRNSPPYLPELVSETTTLLTKVWEPYRGPRAGSQVPRGDEAKYLRVHVRNLLDKTERAVLLFKEGREKIFEETSSYRRNLTKLSLLFSHMLWELKAMFPGGGFQGDTYRVTKTEAEEFWMRSFGNKCIVQWNTFKEQLRSVHAFEEGMESMALKSTIDLTCNDHISVFEFDIFTRLFQPWRSIIRNWNQLAVTHPGYMAFLTYDQVIARLEHYLHRPGSYIFRLSCTRMGQWAIGHVTSEGGIVQTIPQNTPLYQALIQGFKEGCYLHPDGRDVNPDLTSLCEPTQRGKVKVTEEQYELYCDIGSTFQLCKICAERDKDTRIQPCGHLLCQPCLTGWQQKSAGHTCPYCRCDIRGTESILVEPYLPGSGHWEEEGEEDTEEADHEDIELMVKEMAALRKISSLDYKVRTSHLSAPPLPPKHSTTPRCPSPSDQPQTSETKTLDKHSHSHSQAHSSGEARRRHRKQTNMKSSADFRTEAKFSSSSQKDVNSGVAWL from the exons ATGATGGCGGAAGCAGGTTCAGGAGCCTCCCTGAGCCCGAAGTCGAGCTCCCAGCCCCCTACAAGTGGAGACCGGCGGTTGGTGGACAGGGCCCTCAAGAGACTGGAAAAGCTCCACGAGCTGTGCACTAACCCCCGGCTGGGCCTGAGGAACAGTCCGCCATACCTGCCGGAGCTGGTATCTGAGACGACAACACTGTTAACGAAGGTTTGGGAGCCCTACCGAGGCCCCAGGGCAGGCAGCCAGGTGCCACGAGGAGATGAGGCCAAGTACCTGAGGGTACATGTCAGAAACCTGCTGGATAAGACAGAGAGGGCCGTACTGCTATTTAAAGAGGGACGGGAGAAGATATTCGAGGAGACATCCAGTTACAG GAGGAACTTGACCAAGCTGTCCCTGCTGTTCAGTCACATGCTGTGGGAGCTAAAGGCCATGTTTCCAGGGGGTGGTTTTCAGGGCGACACCTACAGGGTGACGAAGACAGAGGCTGAGGAGTTTTGGATGCGATCATTTGGAAACAA GTGTATAGTGCAGTGGAACACTTTCAAAGAGCAGCTGCGGAGTGTACATGCATTCGAGGAGGGGATGGAGTCCATGGCTCTGAAGTCAACTATAGATCTCACCTGTAACGACCACATCTCTGTATTCGAGTTTGACATCTTCACCAGGCTCTTTCAG CCGTGGAGGTCAATCATAAGGAACTGGAACCAGCTCGCCGTGACTCATCCAGGCTACATGGCCTTCCTCACCTACGACCAGGTTATAGCTCGTCTTGAACACTACCTGCACAGACCCGGGAG CTATATCTTTCGTCTGAGCTGCACACGAATGGGCCAATGGGCTATCGGCCACGTCACCAGTGAAGGTGGCATCGTCCAGACCATCCCCCAGAATACACCTCTCTACCAGGCGCTCATTCAGGGCTTCAAGGAAGGCTG CTACCTGCATCCAGATGGCCGCGATGTGAACCCTGACCTGACGAGCCTGTGTGAACCGACCCAGAGGGGCAAAGTCAAAGTAACAGAA GAGCAGTACgagctttactgtgacatcgGCAGCACCTTCCAACTGTGTAAGATCTGTGCAGAGAGGGATAAGGACACACGTATCCAGCCCTGTGGCCATCTCCTGTGCCAACCCTGCCTCACGGGCTGGCAG CAGAAGTCGGCTGGCCACACCTGCCCATACTGTCGCTGCGACATCAGAGGGACAGAGTCCATCCTTGTCGAGCCCTACCTGCCAGGCAGCGGTCActgggaggaggagggcgaggaggacacagaggagGCGGACCATGAAGACATTGAGCTGATGGTAAAGGAAATGGCTGCCCTGAGAAAG ATCTCCAGTTTGGATTACAAGGTTCGCACCTCCCACCTGAGCGCTCCACCTCTGCCCCCCAAGCACAGCACAACCCCACGCTGTCCATCTCCCTCTGACCAACCCCAGACATCCGAAACCAAGACACTGGACAAACACTCCCACTCCCACTCA CAGGCCCACAGCAGCGGTGAAGCACGTagaagacacagaaaacagacaaacatgaaaAG CAGCGCTGATTTCCGCACAGAAGCAAaattttcctcttcctctcagaagGATGTCAACA
- the cblc gene encoding E3 ubiquitin-protein ligase CBL-C isoform X4: protein MMAEAGSGASLSPKSSSQPPTSGDRRLVDRALKRLEKLHELCTNPRLGLRNSPPYLPELVSETTTLLTKVWEPYRGPRAGSQVPRGDEAKYLRVHVRNLLDKTERAVLLFKEGREKIFEETSSYRRNLTKLSLLFSHMLWELKAMFPGGGFQGDTYRVTKTEAEEFWMRSFGNKCIVQWNTFKEQLRSVHAFEEGMESMALKSTIDLTCNDHISVFEFDIFTRLFQPWRSIIRNWNQLAVTHPGYMAFLTYDQVIARLEHYLHRPGSYIFRLSCTRMGQWAIGHVTSEGGIVQTIPQNTPLYQALIQGFKEGCYLHPDGRDVNPDLTSLCEPTQRGKVKVTEEQYELYCDIGSTFQLCKICAERDKDTRIQPCGHLLCQPCLTGWQQKSAGHTCPYCRCDIRGTESILVEPYLPGSGHWEEEGEEDTEEADHEDIELMVKEMAALRKISSLDYKVRTSHLSAPPLPPKHSTTPRCPSPSDQPQTSETKTLDKHSHSHSAHSSGEARRRHRKQTNMKSSADFRTEAKFSSSSQKDVNSGVAWL, encoded by the exons ATGATGGCGGAAGCAGGTTCAGGAGCCTCCCTGAGCCCGAAGTCGAGCTCCCAGCCCCCTACAAGTGGAGACCGGCGGTTGGTGGACAGGGCCCTCAAGAGACTGGAAAAGCTCCACGAGCTGTGCACTAACCCCCGGCTGGGCCTGAGGAACAGTCCGCCATACCTGCCGGAGCTGGTATCTGAGACGACAACACTGTTAACGAAGGTTTGGGAGCCCTACCGAGGCCCCAGGGCAGGCAGCCAGGTGCCACGAGGAGATGAGGCCAAGTACCTGAGGGTACATGTCAGAAACCTGCTGGATAAGACAGAGAGGGCCGTACTGCTATTTAAAGAGGGACGGGAGAAGATATTCGAGGAGACATCCAGTTACAG GAGGAACTTGACCAAGCTGTCCCTGCTGTTCAGTCACATGCTGTGGGAGCTAAAGGCCATGTTTCCAGGGGGTGGTTTTCAGGGCGACACCTACAGGGTGACGAAGACAGAGGCTGAGGAGTTTTGGATGCGATCATTTGGAAACAA GTGTATAGTGCAGTGGAACACTTTCAAAGAGCAGCTGCGGAGTGTACATGCATTCGAGGAGGGGATGGAGTCCATGGCTCTGAAGTCAACTATAGATCTCACCTGTAACGACCACATCTCTGTATTCGAGTTTGACATCTTCACCAGGCTCTTTCAG CCGTGGAGGTCAATCATAAGGAACTGGAACCAGCTCGCCGTGACTCATCCAGGCTACATGGCCTTCCTCACCTACGACCAGGTTATAGCTCGTCTTGAACACTACCTGCACAGACCCGGGAG CTATATCTTTCGTCTGAGCTGCACACGAATGGGCCAATGGGCTATCGGCCACGTCACCAGTGAAGGTGGCATCGTCCAGACCATCCCCCAGAATACACCTCTCTACCAGGCGCTCATTCAGGGCTTCAAGGAAGGCTG CTACCTGCATCCAGATGGCCGCGATGTGAACCCTGACCTGACGAGCCTGTGTGAACCGACCCAGAGGGGCAAAGTCAAAGTAACAGAA GAGCAGTACgagctttactgtgacatcgGCAGCACCTTCCAACTGTGTAAGATCTGTGCAGAGAGGGATAAGGACACACGTATCCAGCCCTGTGGCCATCTCCTGTGCCAACCCTGCCTCACGGGCTGGCAG CAGAAGTCGGCTGGCCACACCTGCCCATACTGTCGCTGCGACATCAGAGGGACAGAGTCCATCCTTGTCGAGCCCTACCTGCCAGGCAGCGGTCActgggaggaggagggcgaggaggacacagaggagGCGGACCATGAAGACATTGAGCTGATGGTAAAGGAAATGGCTGCCCTGAGAAAG ATCTCCAGTTTGGATTACAAGGTTCGCACCTCCCACCTGAGCGCTCCACCTCTGCCCCCCAAGCACAGCACAACCCCACGCTGTCCATCTCCCTCTGACCAACCCCAGACATCCGAAACCAAGACACTGGACAAACACTCCCACTCCCACTCA GCCCACAGCAGCGGTGAAGCACGTagaagacacagaaaacagacaaacatgaaaAG CAGCGCTGATTTCCGCACAGAAGCAAaattttcctcttcctctcagaagGATGTCAACA
- the cblc gene encoding E3 ubiquitin-protein ligase CBL-C isoform X2 gives MMAEAGSGASLSPKSSSQPPTSGDRRLVDRALKRLEKLHELCTNPRLGLRNSPPYLPELVSETTTLLTKVWEPYRGPRAGSQVPRGDEAKYLRVHVRNLLDKTERAVLLFKEGREKIFEETSSYRRNLTKLSLLFSHMLWELKAMFPGGGFQGDTYRVTKTEAEEFWMRSFGNKCIVQWNTFKEQLRSVHAFEEGMESMALKSTIDLTCNDHISVFEFDIFTRLFQPWRSIIRNWNQLAVTHPGYMAFLTYDQVIARLEHYLHRPGSYIFRLSCTRMGQWAIGHVTSEGGIVQTIPQNTPLYQALIQGFKEGCYLHPDGRDVNPDLTSLCEPTQRGKVKVTEEQYELYCDIGSTFQLCKICAERDKDTRIQPCGHLLCQPCLTGWQKSAGHTCPYCRCDIRGTESILVEPYLPGSGHWEEEGEEDTEEADHEDIELMVKEMAALRKISSLDYKVRTSHLSAPPLPPKHSTTPRCPSPSDQPQTSETKTLDKHSHSHSQAHSSGEARRRHRKQTNMKSSADFRTEAKFSSSSQKDVNSGVAWL, from the exons ATGATGGCGGAAGCAGGTTCAGGAGCCTCCCTGAGCCCGAAGTCGAGCTCCCAGCCCCCTACAAGTGGAGACCGGCGGTTGGTGGACAGGGCCCTCAAGAGACTGGAAAAGCTCCACGAGCTGTGCACTAACCCCCGGCTGGGCCTGAGGAACAGTCCGCCATACCTGCCGGAGCTGGTATCTGAGACGACAACACTGTTAACGAAGGTTTGGGAGCCCTACCGAGGCCCCAGGGCAGGCAGCCAGGTGCCACGAGGAGATGAGGCCAAGTACCTGAGGGTACATGTCAGAAACCTGCTGGATAAGACAGAGAGGGCCGTACTGCTATTTAAAGAGGGACGGGAGAAGATATTCGAGGAGACATCCAGTTACAG GAGGAACTTGACCAAGCTGTCCCTGCTGTTCAGTCACATGCTGTGGGAGCTAAAGGCCATGTTTCCAGGGGGTGGTTTTCAGGGCGACACCTACAGGGTGACGAAGACAGAGGCTGAGGAGTTTTGGATGCGATCATTTGGAAACAA GTGTATAGTGCAGTGGAACACTTTCAAAGAGCAGCTGCGGAGTGTACATGCATTCGAGGAGGGGATGGAGTCCATGGCTCTGAAGTCAACTATAGATCTCACCTGTAACGACCACATCTCTGTATTCGAGTTTGACATCTTCACCAGGCTCTTTCAG CCGTGGAGGTCAATCATAAGGAACTGGAACCAGCTCGCCGTGACTCATCCAGGCTACATGGCCTTCCTCACCTACGACCAGGTTATAGCTCGTCTTGAACACTACCTGCACAGACCCGGGAG CTATATCTTTCGTCTGAGCTGCACACGAATGGGCCAATGGGCTATCGGCCACGTCACCAGTGAAGGTGGCATCGTCCAGACCATCCCCCAGAATACACCTCTCTACCAGGCGCTCATTCAGGGCTTCAAGGAAGGCTG CTACCTGCATCCAGATGGCCGCGATGTGAACCCTGACCTGACGAGCCTGTGTGAACCGACCCAGAGGGGCAAAGTCAAAGTAACAGAA GAGCAGTACgagctttactgtgacatcgGCAGCACCTTCCAACTGTGTAAGATCTGTGCAGAGAGGGATAAGGACACACGTATCCAGCCCTGTGGCCATCTCCTGTGCCAACCCTGCCTCACGGGCTGGCAG AAGTCGGCTGGCCACACCTGCCCATACTGTCGCTGCGACATCAGAGGGACAGAGTCCATCCTTGTCGAGCCCTACCTGCCAGGCAGCGGTCActgggaggaggagggcgaggaggacacagaggagGCGGACCATGAAGACATTGAGCTGATGGTAAAGGAAATGGCTGCCCTGAGAAAG ATCTCCAGTTTGGATTACAAGGTTCGCACCTCCCACCTGAGCGCTCCACCTCTGCCCCCCAAGCACAGCACAACCCCACGCTGTCCATCTCCCTCTGACCAACCCCAGACATCCGAAACCAAGACACTGGACAAACACTCCCACTCCCACTCA CAGGCCCACAGCAGCGGTGAAGCACGTagaagacacagaaaacagacaaacatgaaaAG CAGCGCTGATTTCCGCACAGAAGCAAaattttcctcttcctctcagaagGATGTCAACA
- the cblc gene encoding E3 ubiquitin-protein ligase CBL-C isoform X5 — MMAEAGSGASLSPKSSSQPPTSGDRRLVDRALKRLEKLHELCTNPRLGLRNSPPYLPELVSETTTLLTKVWEPYRGPRAGSQVPRGDEAKYLRVHVRNLLDKTERAVLLFKEGREKIFEETSSYRRNLTKLSLLFSHMLWELKAMFPGGGFQGDTYRVTKTEAEEFWMRSFGNKCIVQWNTFKEQLRSVHAFEEGMESMALKSTIDLTCNDHISVFEFDIFTRLFQPWRSIIRNWNQLAVTHPGYMAFLTYDQVIARLEHYLHRPGSYIFRLSCTRMGQWAIGHVTSEGGIVQTIPQNTPLYQALIQGFKEGCYLHPDGRDVNPDLTSLCEPTQRGKVKVTEEQYELYCDIGSTFQLCKICAERDKDTRIQPCGHLLCQPCLTGWQQKSAGHTCPYCRCDIRGTESILVEPYLPGSGHWEEEGEEDTEEADHEDIELMVKEMAALRKISSLDYKVRTSHLSAPPLPPKHSTTPRCPSPSDQPQTSETKTLDKHSHSHSAHSSGEARRRHRKQTNMKSADFRTEAKFSSSSQKDVNSGVAWL, encoded by the exons ATGATGGCGGAAGCAGGTTCAGGAGCCTCCCTGAGCCCGAAGTCGAGCTCCCAGCCCCCTACAAGTGGAGACCGGCGGTTGGTGGACAGGGCCCTCAAGAGACTGGAAAAGCTCCACGAGCTGTGCACTAACCCCCGGCTGGGCCTGAGGAACAGTCCGCCATACCTGCCGGAGCTGGTATCTGAGACGACAACACTGTTAACGAAGGTTTGGGAGCCCTACCGAGGCCCCAGGGCAGGCAGCCAGGTGCCACGAGGAGATGAGGCCAAGTACCTGAGGGTACATGTCAGAAACCTGCTGGATAAGACAGAGAGGGCCGTACTGCTATTTAAAGAGGGACGGGAGAAGATATTCGAGGAGACATCCAGTTACAG GAGGAACTTGACCAAGCTGTCCCTGCTGTTCAGTCACATGCTGTGGGAGCTAAAGGCCATGTTTCCAGGGGGTGGTTTTCAGGGCGACACCTACAGGGTGACGAAGACAGAGGCTGAGGAGTTTTGGATGCGATCATTTGGAAACAA GTGTATAGTGCAGTGGAACACTTTCAAAGAGCAGCTGCGGAGTGTACATGCATTCGAGGAGGGGATGGAGTCCATGGCTCTGAAGTCAACTATAGATCTCACCTGTAACGACCACATCTCTGTATTCGAGTTTGACATCTTCACCAGGCTCTTTCAG CCGTGGAGGTCAATCATAAGGAACTGGAACCAGCTCGCCGTGACTCATCCAGGCTACATGGCCTTCCTCACCTACGACCAGGTTATAGCTCGTCTTGAACACTACCTGCACAGACCCGGGAG CTATATCTTTCGTCTGAGCTGCACACGAATGGGCCAATGGGCTATCGGCCACGTCACCAGTGAAGGTGGCATCGTCCAGACCATCCCCCAGAATACACCTCTCTACCAGGCGCTCATTCAGGGCTTCAAGGAAGGCTG CTACCTGCATCCAGATGGCCGCGATGTGAACCCTGACCTGACGAGCCTGTGTGAACCGACCCAGAGGGGCAAAGTCAAAGTAACAGAA GAGCAGTACgagctttactgtgacatcgGCAGCACCTTCCAACTGTGTAAGATCTGTGCAGAGAGGGATAAGGACACACGTATCCAGCCCTGTGGCCATCTCCTGTGCCAACCCTGCCTCACGGGCTGGCAG CAGAAGTCGGCTGGCCACACCTGCCCATACTGTCGCTGCGACATCAGAGGGACAGAGTCCATCCTTGTCGAGCCCTACCTGCCAGGCAGCGGTCActgggaggaggagggcgaggaggacacagaggagGCGGACCATGAAGACATTGAGCTGATGGTAAAGGAAATGGCTGCCCTGAGAAAG ATCTCCAGTTTGGATTACAAGGTTCGCACCTCCCACCTGAGCGCTCCACCTCTGCCCCCCAAGCACAGCACAACCCCACGCTGTCCATCTCCCTCTGACCAACCCCAGACATCCGAAACCAAGACACTGGACAAACACTCCCACTCCCACTCA GCCCACAGCAGCGGTGAAGCACGTagaagacacagaaaacagacaaacatgaaaAG CGCTGATTTCCGCACAGAAGCAAaattttcctcttcctctcagaagGATGTCAACA
- the cblc gene encoding E3 ubiquitin-protein ligase CBL-C isoform X3 has translation MMAEAGSGASLSPKSSSQPPTSGDRRLVDRALKRLEKLHELCTNPRLGLRNSPPYLPELVSETTTLLTKVWEPYRGPRAGSQVPRGDEAKYLRVHVRNLLDKTERAVLLFKEGREKIFEETSSYRRNLTKLSLLFSHMLWELKAMFPGGGFQGDTYRVTKTEAEEFWMRSFGNKCIVQWNTFKEQLRSVHAFEEGMESMALKSTIDLTCNDHISVFEFDIFTRLFQPWRSIIRNWNQLAVTHPGYMAFLTYDQVIARLEHYLHRPGSYIFRLSCTRMGQWAIGHVTSEGGIVQTIPQNTPLYQALIQGFKEGCYLHPDGRDVNPDLTSLCEPTQRGKVKVTEEQYELYCDIGSTFQLCKICAERDKDTRIQPCGHLLCQPCLTGWQQKSAGHTCPYCRCDIRGTESILVEPYLPGSGHWEEEGEEDTEEADHEDIELMVKEMAALRKISSLDYKVRTSHLSAPPLPPKHSTTPRCPSPSDQPQTSETKTLDKHSHSHSQAHSSGEARRRHRKQTNMKSADFRTEAKFSSSSQKDVNSGVAWL, from the exons ATGATGGCGGAAGCAGGTTCAGGAGCCTCCCTGAGCCCGAAGTCGAGCTCCCAGCCCCCTACAAGTGGAGACCGGCGGTTGGTGGACAGGGCCCTCAAGAGACTGGAAAAGCTCCACGAGCTGTGCACTAACCCCCGGCTGGGCCTGAGGAACAGTCCGCCATACCTGCCGGAGCTGGTATCTGAGACGACAACACTGTTAACGAAGGTTTGGGAGCCCTACCGAGGCCCCAGGGCAGGCAGCCAGGTGCCACGAGGAGATGAGGCCAAGTACCTGAGGGTACATGTCAGAAACCTGCTGGATAAGACAGAGAGGGCCGTACTGCTATTTAAAGAGGGACGGGAGAAGATATTCGAGGAGACATCCAGTTACAG GAGGAACTTGACCAAGCTGTCCCTGCTGTTCAGTCACATGCTGTGGGAGCTAAAGGCCATGTTTCCAGGGGGTGGTTTTCAGGGCGACACCTACAGGGTGACGAAGACAGAGGCTGAGGAGTTTTGGATGCGATCATTTGGAAACAA GTGTATAGTGCAGTGGAACACTTTCAAAGAGCAGCTGCGGAGTGTACATGCATTCGAGGAGGGGATGGAGTCCATGGCTCTGAAGTCAACTATAGATCTCACCTGTAACGACCACATCTCTGTATTCGAGTTTGACATCTTCACCAGGCTCTTTCAG CCGTGGAGGTCAATCATAAGGAACTGGAACCAGCTCGCCGTGACTCATCCAGGCTACATGGCCTTCCTCACCTACGACCAGGTTATAGCTCGTCTTGAACACTACCTGCACAGACCCGGGAG CTATATCTTTCGTCTGAGCTGCACACGAATGGGCCAATGGGCTATCGGCCACGTCACCAGTGAAGGTGGCATCGTCCAGACCATCCCCCAGAATACACCTCTCTACCAGGCGCTCATTCAGGGCTTCAAGGAAGGCTG CTACCTGCATCCAGATGGCCGCGATGTGAACCCTGACCTGACGAGCCTGTGTGAACCGACCCAGAGGGGCAAAGTCAAAGTAACAGAA GAGCAGTACgagctttactgtgacatcgGCAGCACCTTCCAACTGTGTAAGATCTGTGCAGAGAGGGATAAGGACACACGTATCCAGCCCTGTGGCCATCTCCTGTGCCAACCCTGCCTCACGGGCTGGCAG CAGAAGTCGGCTGGCCACACCTGCCCATACTGTCGCTGCGACATCAGAGGGACAGAGTCCATCCTTGTCGAGCCCTACCTGCCAGGCAGCGGTCActgggaggaggagggcgaggaggacacagaggagGCGGACCATGAAGACATTGAGCTGATGGTAAAGGAAATGGCTGCCCTGAGAAAG ATCTCCAGTTTGGATTACAAGGTTCGCACCTCCCACCTGAGCGCTCCACCTCTGCCCCCCAAGCACAGCACAACCCCACGCTGTCCATCTCCCTCTGACCAACCCCAGACATCCGAAACCAAGACACTGGACAAACACTCCCACTCCCACTCA CAGGCCCACAGCAGCGGTGAAGCACGTagaagacacagaaaacagacaaacatgaaaAG CGCTGATTTCCGCACAGAAGCAAaattttcctcttcctctcagaagGATGTCAACA